In one Pangasianodon hypophthalmus isolate fPanHyp1 chromosome 22, fPanHyp1.pri, whole genome shotgun sequence genomic region, the following are encoded:
- the LOC128317185 gene encoding sialoadhesin-like: MKMLHLATILLTLSGVLTQSSDWGVKYPDKPICGVRGFSVSILCSYSYPQNYQVIEKLWCSMNSNKGQYHGPPYVYSSSSNTKSDFEYAGDDKSNCTLLIHNLQSSYSGEYKFRFITNVIDGKWTGLPGVILLVADLKVSLIRLSGNGTLKQGDSLNLTCDVNCTHSSSQFVWSKHNEQLNTSGPVLHFPALTVRDSGNYTCTWETNEASGSETISLQVEGESPENPDHWPIWIIVVLTAGLIFIIVAILAVIYSRRFLCERRSVHTEQQKEDDSDIYANVQQKEDDSDIYANV; this comes from the exons ATGAAGATGCTGCACTTGGCTACGATTCTGCTCACGCTGTCCG GTGTTCTCACTCAGAGCAGTGATTGGGGTGTGAAATATCCTGATAAGCCGATCTGTGGTGTGAGAGGATTCAGTGTCTCCATTCTCTGTAGTTATTCTTATCCACAAAATTATCAGGTGATAGAAAAGCTTTGGTGCTCAATGAACTCAAACAAAGGTCAGTATCATGGTCCACCGTATGTTTATAGCAGCTCATCAAACACCAAGTCAGACTTTGAGTACGCTGGAGATGACAAATCAAACTGCACTTTGTTAATCCACAATCTACAGTCCAGTTATTCTGGAGAGtacaaattcagatttataacTAATGTGATCGATGGCAAATGGACCGGTTTACCTGGAGTGATTCTACTAGTTGCAG atttaaaggtGTCACTAATCAGGCTCAGTGGAAACGGAACCCTTAAACAAGGAGACTCGTTAAATCTGACGTGTGATGTGAACTGCACACACAGTTCCTCACAGTTTGTGTGGTCTAAGCACAACGAGCAGTTAAACACATCAGGACCCGTTCTTCACTTTCCTGCTCTAACCGTGAGGGATTCTGGGAATTACACCTGCACTTGGGAAACCAATGAGGCGTCAGGATCTGAAACGATCAGCCTTCAGGTCGAGG GTGAAAGTCCTGAAAATCCTGATCACTGGCCAATCTGGATCATTGTTGTGTTGACAGCCGGACTGATTTTCATCATCGTAGCTATCCTAGCTGTGATTTACAGCAGGAG GTTTCTGTGTGAGCGCAGGAGTGTCCACACTGAGCAGCAGAAGGAGGATGATTCTGATATCTACGCTAATGTCCAGCAGAAGGAGGACGATTCTGATATCTATGCTAATGTCTAA